One segment of Haliotis asinina isolate JCU_RB_2024 chromosome 12, JCU_Hal_asi_v2, whole genome shotgun sequence DNA contains the following:
- the LOC137258766 gene encoding uncharacterized protein isoform X1 has translation MPWGKYFNFHVAIGGKMQKEYTIDGKDVIAVTLHGKDSFFVEESEHEVEGDCGQYQKYPVLPFKIVIQKTYVYPCWFQIYIDGENVRSLPIAGQGQATRTVDGYKVKNEIRELAFSLPRISLTQTLTKQRKMHVGTVRIVCMEAIPSKTETFRKPRQIQKNELPGTTMYPQLTKKDMSFVQGGMGVVCREGRTMVELQYDAHCTYHRRTRLSKGPILEEVVLHYGTREVLQEMGLSVEMDISAQEVTKKLTNIDLNNCTGTEKNQPLVADKVDKANSNENPPKSVADKSTSNIKARNTFVTKLDNGHSLTRDRSKDIKQEQIDEFNNDIEMHSPCKDVPRLVKKNEPMSPIAINHERLKQEDEDQDLVEVGCKVLDIEDEDDDVVYVETTFIKREPRDLDDSVIYMGDDSCCELDIPEPEISILDLCDDD, from the exons ATGCCGTGGGGAAAATACTTCAACTTTCATGTTGCTATTGGCGGAAAAATGCAGAAAGAATACACAATCGATGGCAAGGATGTTATTGCCGTGACCTTGCATGGCAAAGATAGTTTCTTCGTCGAGGAGTCTGAACATGAAGTCGAAGGCGATTGTGGACAG TATCAAAAGTACCCTGTGCTGCCGTTTAAGATTGTCATTCAGAAGACCTATGTATACCCATGTTGGTTCCAGATTTATATAGACGGCGAGAATGTTAGGTCCCTTCCTATTGCAGGACAAGGACAAGCAACCAG aaCAGTAGATGGCTACAAGGTGAAAAATGAGATTCGAGAACTAGCATTTTCACTACCACGAATCTCTCTCACTCAG ACTCTCACTAAGCAGCGCAAGATGCATGTTGGGACTGTTCGTATTGTCTGCATGGAGGCCATCCCCAGCAAAACTGAGACCTTCAGGAAGCCCCGACAAATCCAGAAGAATGAGTTGCCAGGCACCACAATGTACCCTCAGCTCACAAAGAAGGATATGAGCTTTGTGCAAG GTGGTATGGGCGTTGTGTGCCGCGAGGGTCGTACAATGGTGGAACTTCAGTATGATGCCCACTGCACTTACCATAGACGTACCCGTCTGTCTAAAGGACCGATCTTGGAGGAAGTGGTGTTGCATTACGGAACTAGAGAAGTGTTGCAGGAAATGGGGCTGTCTGTAGAAATGGACATTTCTGCACAGGAAGTAACAAAGAAACTGACAAACATAGACCTAAACAACTGTACAGGAACAGAAAAAAATCAGCCACTGGTCGCAGATAAGGTAGACAAGGCAAACTCAAATGAGAACCCACCCAAATCAGTCGCAGACAAATCCACATCGAATATCAAGGCACGCAACACATTTGTTACCAAACTAGATAATGGACATTCACTTACAAGAGATCGGTCTAAAGACATTAAACAAGAGCAGATTGATGAATTCAACAATGACATTGAAATGCATTCACCTTGTAAAGATGTTCCACGCCTTGTCAAAAAGAATGAGCCGATGTCCCCCATTGCCATTAATCATGAGAGGTTGAAACAAGAGGATGAGGACCAGGACCTTGTGGAGGTCGGATGCAAGGTTTTGGACATTgaggatgaagatgatgatgttgtttatGTTGAAACTACTTTCATCAAGCGTGAGCCACGTGACCTTGATGACAGCGTCATATATATGGGAGACGACTCTTGCTGTGAACTGGATATCCCAGAACCGGAAATCTCCATATTAGATTTGTGTGATGACGACTGA
- the LOC137258766 gene encoding uncharacterized protein isoform X2, producing the protein MPWGKYFNFHVAIGGKMQKEYTIDGKDVIAVTLHGKDSFFVEESEHEVEGDCGQIYIDGENVRSLPIAGQGQATRTVDGYKVKNEIRELAFSLPRISLTQTLTKQRKMHVGTVRIVCMEAIPSKTETFRKPRQIQKNELPGTTMYPQLTKKDMSFVQGGMGVVCREGRTMVELQYDAHCTYHRRTRLSKGPILEEVVLHYGTREVLQEMGLSVEMDISAQEVTKKLTNIDLNNCTGTEKNQPLVADKVDKANSNENPPKSVADKSTSNIKARNTFVTKLDNGHSLTRDRSKDIKQEQIDEFNNDIEMHSPCKDVPRLVKKNEPMSPIAINHERLKQEDEDQDLVEVGCKVLDIEDEDDDVVYVETTFIKREPRDLDDSVIYMGDDSCCELDIPEPEISILDLCDDD; encoded by the exons ATGCCGTGGGGAAAATACTTCAACTTTCATGTTGCTATTGGCGGAAAAATGCAGAAAGAATACACAATCGATGGCAAGGATGTTATTGCCGTGACCTTGCATGGCAAAGATAGTTTCTTCGTCGAGGAGTCTGAACATGAAGTCGAAGGCGATTGTGGACAG ATTTATATAGACGGCGAGAATGTTAGGTCCCTTCCTATTGCAGGACAAGGACAAGCAACCAG aaCAGTAGATGGCTACAAGGTGAAAAATGAGATTCGAGAACTAGCATTTTCACTACCACGAATCTCTCTCACTCAG ACTCTCACTAAGCAGCGCAAGATGCATGTTGGGACTGTTCGTATTGTCTGCATGGAGGCCATCCCCAGCAAAACTGAGACCTTCAGGAAGCCCCGACAAATCCAGAAGAATGAGTTGCCAGGCACCACAATGTACCCTCAGCTCACAAAGAAGGATATGAGCTTTGTGCAAG GTGGTATGGGCGTTGTGTGCCGCGAGGGTCGTACAATGGTGGAACTTCAGTATGATGCCCACTGCACTTACCATAGACGTACCCGTCTGTCTAAAGGACCGATCTTGGAGGAAGTGGTGTTGCATTACGGAACTAGAGAAGTGTTGCAGGAAATGGGGCTGTCTGTAGAAATGGACATTTCTGCACAGGAAGTAACAAAGAAACTGACAAACATAGACCTAAACAACTGTACAGGAACAGAAAAAAATCAGCCACTGGTCGCAGATAAGGTAGACAAGGCAAACTCAAATGAGAACCCACCCAAATCAGTCGCAGACAAATCCACATCGAATATCAAGGCACGCAACACATTTGTTACCAAACTAGATAATGGACATTCACTTACAAGAGATCGGTCTAAAGACATTAAACAAGAGCAGATTGATGAATTCAACAATGACATTGAAATGCATTCACCTTGTAAAGATGTTCCACGCCTTGTCAAAAAGAATGAGCCGATGTCCCCCATTGCCATTAATCATGAGAGGTTGAAACAAGAGGATGAGGACCAGGACCTTGTGGAGGTCGGATGCAAGGTTTTGGACATTgaggatgaagatgatgatgttgtttatGTTGAAACTACTTTCATCAAGCGTGAGCCACGTGACCTTGATGACAGCGTCATATATATGGGAGACGACTCTTGCTGTGAACTGGATATCCCAGAACCGGAAATCTCCATATTAGATTTGTGTGATGACGACTGA
- the LOC137258805 gene encoding uncharacterized protein: MSVTYKNSDSSSERKPVTEYVCDLSIYRKCEDGSCISKVELCPDEQIMNQNTILIMIVVGMAVVIFLIILYCFQQRQRGNGRSGRNDHFESMNGEGMSGDGDNASLFMPPPTYEEVVTTDLYPATPQMLRNTRVSSSDEPPMTPPPNYEVALHILAQSHESVLTNKGGKTLRSSPVVRRSVSIDHQLGTQYTQLREGSRSPTWNAEEENR; the protein is encoded by the exons ATGTCTGTGACATACAAGAACAGTGATTCAAGTAGTGAAAGAAAGCCAGTCACAGAATATGTATGTGACTTGAGCATCTACAGGAAATGTGAAGATGGCTCCTGTATATCAAAGGTCGAGCTCTGTC CTGATGAGCAGATTATGAACCAGAACACGATTCTCATCATGATTGTGGTTGGCATGGCTGTTGTCATTTTCCTCATCATCCTCTACTGCTTCCAACAGCGACAACGAGGAAATGGAAGATCTG GGCGAAATGACCACTTTGAATCTATGAACGGTGAAGGTATGAGTGGTGATGGAGATAATGCGTCATTATTCATGCCTCCACCAACATACGAGGAGGTTGTCACCACGGACCTGTACCCAGCTACGCCACAGATGCTGAGAAAT ACACGAGTCTCTTCATCTGATGAGCCACCAATGACACCACCTCCGAATTACGAAGTTGCTCTTCACATACTGGCTCAAAGCCACGAGTCTGTGTTAACGAACAAAGGGGGAAAGACCTTGCGGTCTTCGCCAGTTGTTCGACGTAGTGTTTCTATAGACCATCAGTTAGGGACACAATACACACAGCTAAGGGAAGGGTCAAGGTCACCTACATGGAATGCAGAGGAAGAAAACAGGTAG